In Balaenoptera ricei isolate mBalRic1 chromosome 7, mBalRic1.hap2, whole genome shotgun sequence, a single window of DNA contains:
- the OSGEPL1 gene encoding tRNA N6-adenosine threonylcarbamoyltransferase, mitochondrial isoform X1, with product MLILNKTAGVFSKPSKRNMYEFLRSFNFHPGKLFLHKLVLGIETSCDDTAAAVVDETGNVLGEAIHSQTEVHLKTGGIIPPVAQQLHRENIQRIVQEALSASKVSPSELSAIATTIKPGLALSLGVGLSFSLQLVDQLKKPFIPIHHMEAHALTIRLTNKVEFPFLVLLISGGHCLLALVRGVSDFLLLGKSLDIAPGDMLDKVARRLSLIKHPECSTMSGGKAIEHLAKQGNKLHFDFKPPMQRARNCDFSFSGLHHVIDKMIMQKEKEEGIEKGQILSSAADIAAAVQHTIACHIAKRTHRAILFCKQRDLLCQSNAVLVVSGGVASNLYIRKALEIVTDATQCTLLCPPPRLCTDNGVMIAWNGVERLRAGLGILHSTEGIRYEPKCPLGADISKEVGEAAIKVPRLKMKI from the exons ATGCTAATATTGAATAAGACAGCAGGAGTTTTTTCTAAACCATCAAAAAGGAATATGTATGAATTCCTaagaagttttaattttcatcctGGAAAACTATTTCTTCATAAACTAGTATTGGGAATTGAAACCAGTTGTGATGATACAGCAGCTGCTGTGGTGGATGAAACCGGAAATGTTTTGGGAGAAGCAATACATTCCCAAACCGAAGTTCATTTAAA aACAGGTGGGATTATTCCTCCAGTAGCTCAACAGCTTCATAGAGAAAATATTCAACGCATAGTGCAAGAAGCTCTCTCTGCCAGTAAAGTCTCTCCAAGTGAACTCTCAGCAATTGCAACTACCATAAAACCAGGACTTGCTTTAAGCTTGGGTGTAGGCTTATCATTTAGCTTACAACTGGTAGACCAGTTAAAAAAGCCCTTCATTCCCATTCATCATATGGAGGCTCATGCACTTACTATTAGGTTGACAAATAAagtagaatttccttttttagttcttttgattTCAGGAGGTCATTGTCTTTTGGCATTAGTTAGAGGAGTTTCAGATTTTCTGCTTCTTGGAAAGTCTTTGGATATAGCGCCAGGTGACATGCTTGACAAG gtAGCAAGAAGACTTTCTTTAATAAAACATCCAGAGTGCTCCACCATGAGTGGTGGGAAGGCTATAGAACATTTGGCCAAACAGGGAAATAAATTGCATTTTGATTTCAAACCTCCCATGCAACGTGCTAgaaattgtgatttttctttttctggacttCATCACGTTATTGATAAGATGAtaatgcaaaaggaaaaagaggaag GTATTGAGAAGGGGCAAATCCTGTCTTCAGCTGCAGATATTGCTGCTGCAGTACAGCACACAATAGCCTGCCACATTGCAAAAAGAACACATCGTGCTATTCTATTTTGCAAGCAGAGAGACTTGTTATGTCAAAGTAATGCAGTACTG GTTGTATCTGGAGGCGTTGCAAGTAACTTATATATCCGAAAAGCTCTGGAAATCGTGACAGATGCAACACAATGCACTTTGTTGTGTCCTCCTCCCAGACTGTGCACTGACAATGGTGTTATGATTGCGTG GAATGGTGTTGAAAGATTGCGTGCTGGCTTGGGCATTTTACACAGCACAGAAGGCATCCGCTATGAGCCAAA ATGTCCTCTTGGAGCAGATATATCAAAAGAAGTGGGAGAAGCTGCCATAAAAGTGCCACgattaaaaatgaagatttga
- the OSGEPL1 gene encoding tRNA N6-adenosine threonylcarbamoyltransferase, mitochondrial isoform X2 gives MLILNKTAGVFSKPSKRNMYEFLRSFNFHPGKLFLHKLVLGIETSCDDTAAAVVDETGNVLGEAIHSQTEVHLKTGGIIPPVAQQLHRENIQRIVQEALSASKVSPSELSAIATTIKPGLALSLGVGLSFSLQLVDQLKKPFIPIHHMEAHALTIRLTNKVEFPFLVLLISGGHCLLALVRGVSDFLLLGKSLDIAPGDMLDKVARRLSLIKHPECSTMSGGKAIEHLAKQGNKLHFDFKPPMQRARNCDFSFSGLHHVIDKMIMQKEKEEGIEKGQILSSAADIAAAVQHTIACHIAKRTHRAILFCKQRDLLCQSNAVLVVSGGVASNLYIRKALEIVTDATQCTLLCPPPRLCTDNGVMIA, from the exons ATGCTAATATTGAATAAGACAGCAGGAGTTTTTTCTAAACCATCAAAAAGGAATATGTATGAATTCCTaagaagttttaattttcatcctGGAAAACTATTTCTTCATAAACTAGTATTGGGAATTGAAACCAGTTGTGATGATACAGCAGCTGCTGTGGTGGATGAAACCGGAAATGTTTTGGGAGAAGCAATACATTCCCAAACCGAAGTTCATTTAAA aACAGGTGGGATTATTCCTCCAGTAGCTCAACAGCTTCATAGAGAAAATATTCAACGCATAGTGCAAGAAGCTCTCTCTGCCAGTAAAGTCTCTCCAAGTGAACTCTCAGCAATTGCAACTACCATAAAACCAGGACTTGCTTTAAGCTTGGGTGTAGGCTTATCATTTAGCTTACAACTGGTAGACCAGTTAAAAAAGCCCTTCATTCCCATTCATCATATGGAGGCTCATGCACTTACTATTAGGTTGACAAATAAagtagaatttccttttttagttcttttgattTCAGGAGGTCATTGTCTTTTGGCATTAGTTAGAGGAGTTTCAGATTTTCTGCTTCTTGGAAAGTCTTTGGATATAGCGCCAGGTGACATGCTTGACAAG gtAGCAAGAAGACTTTCTTTAATAAAACATCCAGAGTGCTCCACCATGAGTGGTGGGAAGGCTATAGAACATTTGGCCAAACAGGGAAATAAATTGCATTTTGATTTCAAACCTCCCATGCAACGTGCTAgaaattgtgatttttctttttctggacttCATCACGTTATTGATAAGATGAtaatgcaaaaggaaaaagaggaag GTATTGAGAAGGGGCAAATCCTGTCTTCAGCTGCAGATATTGCTGCTGCAGTACAGCACACAATAGCCTGCCACATTGCAAAAAGAACACATCGTGCTATTCTATTTTGCAAGCAGAGAGACTTGTTATGTCAAAGTAATGCAGTACTG GTTGTATCTGGAGGCGTTGCAAGTAACTTATATATCCGAAAAGCTCTGGAAATCGTGACAGATGCAACACAATGCACTTTGTTGTGTCCTCCTCCCAGACTGTGCACTGACAATGGTGTTATGATTGCGTG A